One window of Dermochelys coriacea isolate rDerCor1 chromosome 22, rDerCor1.pri.v4, whole genome shotgun sequence genomic DNA carries:
- the TMPRSS4 gene encoding transmembrane protease serine 4 isoform X2: protein MDTDSEWPLNRRVKAVLERYYFLCSKTFKFIPMQQQCDGQEDCSWGEDEESCVQQVPEGPLMEVRISEDRATLQVLNKETGAWFWACHDNFHMTLAKAACKQMGYNSVPTFRAVDIADTQGLPLREVTLNNGVLQGQDSGRHCLSGSVVSLACATCGESVRSPRVVGGGQARIDAWPWQVSLQHKTQHLCGGSIIDPRWILTAAHCFKNNLALQNWRVKAGSEILSNFNTIPVEKIFIIDSNHMFPKDNDIALVKLASPLSISDTVKPICLPFFDEELPSHAPLWVTGWGYTEQDGTLSKSLQQAQIKLIDSNTCNALDAYQGDISDTMICAGLMEGGVDTCQGDSGGPLMYNPGHWQVVGIVSWGHGCGGPSTPGVYTKVQAYLNWIYTIQRVSVLVSETRH from the exons ATG GACACAGATTCTGAGTGGCCCCTGAACAGGAGAG TCAAGGCAGTTCTGGAACGCTACTACTTCCTCTGCAGTAAGACATTCAAGTTCATCCCCATGCAGCAGCAGTGTGATGGGCAGGAAGATTGCTCCTGGGGAGAGGACGAGGAGAGCTGTGTGCAGCAGGTCCCAGAAGGCCCACTCATGGAAG TCCGCATTTCTGAAGACAGAGCCACCTTGCAGGTACTAAACAAAGAGACCGGAGCCTGGTTCTGGGCATGTCACGATAACTTTCATATGACCCTGGCAAAAGCAGCCTGCAAGCAAATGGGCTACAACAG CGTCCCCACATTCAGAGCTGTGGACATTGCAGACACGCAGGGCCTGCCCCTCAGGGAGGTCACATTGAACAAtggggtcctccaagggcaagaCTCCGGCAG GCACTGCCTCTCTGGGTCCGTCGTTTCACTCGCATGTGCCA CCTGCGGAGAAAGTGTGAGGTCTCCACGTGTGGTTGGTGGGGGCCAGGCCAGGATCGACGCCTGGCCATGGCAGGTCAGCTTACAGCACAAAACCCAGCACCTCTGTGGGGGCAGCATCATTGACCCGAGGTGGATTCTCACGGCAGCACATTGCTTCAA GAACAACCTGGCCCTTCAGAACTGGCGAGTGAAAGCAGGATCCGAAATCCTCTCCAACTTCAACACTATCCCTGTGGAAAAGATCTTCATCATTGACAGTAATCATATGTTTCCCAAAGATAATGACATTGCCCTGGTAAAACTCGCGTCTCCCTTAAGTATTTCAG ACACAGTTAAACCAATCTGTCTGCCTTTTTTTGATGAGGAACTGCCCTCTCACGCCCCACTGTGGGTGACAGGCTGGGGCTACACAGAGCAGGATG GTACATTGTCCAAGTCTCTGCAGCAGGCCCAGATCAAACTGATTGACAGCAACACCTGCAATGCTCTAGATGCCTACCAGGGGGACATCTCAGATACGATGATATGTGCAGGCCTCATGGAAGGCGGTGTCGATACCTGCCAG GGAGACAGCGGCGGCCCCTTGATGTACAATCCAGGGCACTGGCAGGTGGTGGGGATCGTCAGCTGGGGACATGGCTGTGGCGGACCAAGCACTCCTGGCGTCTACACCAAAGTGCAGGCCTATCTCAATTGGATCTACACCATCCAGAGGGTCAGCGTCCTTGTCTCTGAAACCAGACACTGA
- the TMPRSS4 gene encoding transmembrane protease serine 4 isoform X1, whose translation MDTDSEWPLNRRGPSLPCKSLTGTQNFKRFGIPLIATILSMATIVVIAFLIKAVLERYYFLCSKTFKFIPMQQQCDGQEDCSWGEDEESCVQQVPEGPLMEVRISEDRATLQVLNKETGAWFWACHDNFHMTLAKAACKQMGYNSVPTFRAVDIADTQGLPLREVTLNNGVLQGQDSGRHCLSGSVVSLACATCGESVRSPRVVGGGQARIDAWPWQVSLQHKTQHLCGGSIIDPRWILTAAHCFKNNLALQNWRVKAGSEILSNFNTIPVEKIFIIDSNHMFPKDNDIALVKLASPLSISDTVKPICLPFFDEELPSHAPLWVTGWGYTEQDGTLSKSLQQAQIKLIDSNTCNALDAYQGDISDTMICAGLMEGGVDTCQGDSGGPLMYNPGHWQVVGIVSWGHGCGGPSTPGVYTKVQAYLNWIYTIQRVSVLVSETRH comes from the exons ATG GACACAGATTCTGAGTGGCCCCTGAACAGGAGAG GTCCTTCTCTACCATGCAAATCCCTGACTGGGACACAAAATTTCAAGCGATTTGGCATCCCGCTCATTGCCACCATCCTGAGCATGGCCACCATCGTTGTAATTGCCTTCCTAA TCAAGGCAGTTCTGGAACGCTACTACTTCCTCTGCAGTAAGACATTCAAGTTCATCCCCATGCAGCAGCAGTGTGATGGGCAGGAAGATTGCTCCTGGGGAGAGGACGAGGAGAGCTGTGTGCAGCAGGTCCCAGAAGGCCCACTCATGGAAG TCCGCATTTCTGAAGACAGAGCCACCTTGCAGGTACTAAACAAAGAGACCGGAGCCTGGTTCTGGGCATGTCACGATAACTTTCATATGACCCTGGCAAAAGCAGCCTGCAAGCAAATGGGCTACAACAG CGTCCCCACATTCAGAGCTGTGGACATTGCAGACACGCAGGGCCTGCCCCTCAGGGAGGTCACATTGAACAAtggggtcctccaagggcaagaCTCCGGCAG GCACTGCCTCTCTGGGTCCGTCGTTTCACTCGCATGTGCCA CCTGCGGAGAAAGTGTGAGGTCTCCACGTGTGGTTGGTGGGGGCCAGGCCAGGATCGACGCCTGGCCATGGCAGGTCAGCTTACAGCACAAAACCCAGCACCTCTGTGGGGGCAGCATCATTGACCCGAGGTGGATTCTCACGGCAGCACATTGCTTCAA GAACAACCTGGCCCTTCAGAACTGGCGAGTGAAAGCAGGATCCGAAATCCTCTCCAACTTCAACACTATCCCTGTGGAAAAGATCTTCATCATTGACAGTAATCATATGTTTCCCAAAGATAATGACATTGCCCTGGTAAAACTCGCGTCTCCCTTAAGTATTTCAG ACACAGTTAAACCAATCTGTCTGCCTTTTTTTGATGAGGAACTGCCCTCTCACGCCCCACTGTGGGTGACAGGCTGGGGCTACACAGAGCAGGATG GTACATTGTCCAAGTCTCTGCAGCAGGCCCAGATCAAACTGATTGACAGCAACACCTGCAATGCTCTAGATGCCTACCAGGGGGACATCTCAGATACGATGATATGTGCAGGCCTCATGGAAGGCGGTGTCGATACCTGCCAG GGAGACAGCGGCGGCCCCTTGATGTACAATCCAGGGCACTGGCAGGTGGTGGGGATCGTCAGCTGGGGACATGGCTGTGGCGGACCAAGCACTCCTGGCGTCTACACCAAAGTGCAGGCCTATCTCAATTGGATCTACACCATCCAGAGGGTCAGCGTCCTTGTCTCTGAAACCAGACACTGA
- the TMPRSS4 gene encoding transmembrane protease serine 4 isoform X3, with product MATIVVIAFLIKAVLERYYFLCSKTFKFIPMQQQCDGQEDCSWGEDEESCVQQVPEGPLMEVRISEDRATLQVLNKETGAWFWACHDNFHMTLAKAACKQMGYNSVPTFRAVDIADTQGLPLREVTLNNGVLQGQDSGRHCLSGSVVSLACATCGESVRSPRVVGGGQARIDAWPWQVSLQHKTQHLCGGSIIDPRWILTAAHCFKNNLALQNWRVKAGSEILSNFNTIPVEKIFIIDSNHMFPKDNDIALVKLASPLSISDTVKPICLPFFDEELPSHAPLWVTGWGYTEQDGTLSKSLQQAQIKLIDSNTCNALDAYQGDISDTMICAGLMEGGVDTCQGDSGGPLMYNPGHWQVVGIVSWGHGCGGPSTPGVYTKVQAYLNWIYTIQRVSVLVSETRH from the exons ATGGCCACCATCGTTGTAATTGCCTTCCTAA TCAAGGCAGTTCTGGAACGCTACTACTTCCTCTGCAGTAAGACATTCAAGTTCATCCCCATGCAGCAGCAGTGTGATGGGCAGGAAGATTGCTCCTGGGGAGAGGACGAGGAGAGCTGTGTGCAGCAGGTCCCAGAAGGCCCACTCATGGAAG TCCGCATTTCTGAAGACAGAGCCACCTTGCAGGTACTAAACAAAGAGACCGGAGCCTGGTTCTGGGCATGTCACGATAACTTTCATATGACCCTGGCAAAAGCAGCCTGCAAGCAAATGGGCTACAACAG CGTCCCCACATTCAGAGCTGTGGACATTGCAGACACGCAGGGCCTGCCCCTCAGGGAGGTCACATTGAACAAtggggtcctccaagggcaagaCTCCGGCAG GCACTGCCTCTCTGGGTCCGTCGTTTCACTCGCATGTGCCA CCTGCGGAGAAAGTGTGAGGTCTCCACGTGTGGTTGGTGGGGGCCAGGCCAGGATCGACGCCTGGCCATGGCAGGTCAGCTTACAGCACAAAACCCAGCACCTCTGTGGGGGCAGCATCATTGACCCGAGGTGGATTCTCACGGCAGCACATTGCTTCAA GAACAACCTGGCCCTTCAGAACTGGCGAGTGAAAGCAGGATCCGAAATCCTCTCCAACTTCAACACTATCCCTGTGGAAAAGATCTTCATCATTGACAGTAATCATATGTTTCCCAAAGATAATGACATTGCCCTGGTAAAACTCGCGTCTCCCTTAAGTATTTCAG ACACAGTTAAACCAATCTGTCTGCCTTTTTTTGATGAGGAACTGCCCTCTCACGCCCCACTGTGGGTGACAGGCTGGGGCTACACAGAGCAGGATG GTACATTGTCCAAGTCTCTGCAGCAGGCCCAGATCAAACTGATTGACAGCAACACCTGCAATGCTCTAGATGCCTACCAGGGGGACATCTCAGATACGATGATATGTGCAGGCCTCATGGAAGGCGGTGTCGATACCTGCCAG GGAGACAGCGGCGGCCCCTTGATGTACAATCCAGGGCACTGGCAGGTGGTGGGGATCGTCAGCTGGGGACATGGCTGTGGCGGACCAAGCACTCCTGGCGTCTACACCAAAGTGCAGGCCTATCTCAATTGGATCTACACCATCCAGAGGGTCAGCGTCCTTGTCTCTGAAACCAGACACTGA
- the TMPRSS4 gene encoding transmembrane protease serine 4 isoform X4, translating to MQQQCDGQEDCSWGEDEESCVQQVPEGPLMEVRISEDRATLQVLNKETGAWFWACHDNFHMTLAKAACKQMGYNSVPTFRAVDIADTQGLPLREVTLNNGVLQGQDSGRHCLSGSVVSLACATCGESVRSPRVVGGGQARIDAWPWQVSLQHKTQHLCGGSIIDPRWILTAAHCFKNNLALQNWRVKAGSEILSNFNTIPVEKIFIIDSNHMFPKDNDIALVKLASPLSISDTVKPICLPFFDEELPSHAPLWVTGWGYTEQDGTLSKSLQQAQIKLIDSNTCNALDAYQGDISDTMICAGLMEGGVDTCQGDSGGPLMYNPGHWQVVGIVSWGHGCGGPSTPGVYTKVQAYLNWIYTIQRVSVLVSETRH from the exons ATGCAGCAGCAGTGTGATGGGCAGGAAGATTGCTCCTGGGGAGAGGACGAGGAGAGCTGTGTGCAGCAGGTCCCAGAAGGCCCACTCATGGAAG TCCGCATTTCTGAAGACAGAGCCACCTTGCAGGTACTAAACAAAGAGACCGGAGCCTGGTTCTGGGCATGTCACGATAACTTTCATATGACCCTGGCAAAAGCAGCCTGCAAGCAAATGGGCTACAACAG CGTCCCCACATTCAGAGCTGTGGACATTGCAGACACGCAGGGCCTGCCCCTCAGGGAGGTCACATTGAACAAtggggtcctccaagggcaagaCTCCGGCAG GCACTGCCTCTCTGGGTCCGTCGTTTCACTCGCATGTGCCA CCTGCGGAGAAAGTGTGAGGTCTCCACGTGTGGTTGGTGGGGGCCAGGCCAGGATCGACGCCTGGCCATGGCAGGTCAGCTTACAGCACAAAACCCAGCACCTCTGTGGGGGCAGCATCATTGACCCGAGGTGGATTCTCACGGCAGCACATTGCTTCAA GAACAACCTGGCCCTTCAGAACTGGCGAGTGAAAGCAGGATCCGAAATCCTCTCCAACTTCAACACTATCCCTGTGGAAAAGATCTTCATCATTGACAGTAATCATATGTTTCCCAAAGATAATGACATTGCCCTGGTAAAACTCGCGTCTCCCTTAAGTATTTCAG ACACAGTTAAACCAATCTGTCTGCCTTTTTTTGATGAGGAACTGCCCTCTCACGCCCCACTGTGGGTGACAGGCTGGGGCTACACAGAGCAGGATG GTACATTGTCCAAGTCTCTGCAGCAGGCCCAGATCAAACTGATTGACAGCAACACCTGCAATGCTCTAGATGCCTACCAGGGGGACATCTCAGATACGATGATATGTGCAGGCCTCATGGAAGGCGGTGTCGATACCTGCCAG GGAGACAGCGGCGGCCCCTTGATGTACAATCCAGGGCACTGGCAGGTGGTGGGGATCGTCAGCTGGGGACATGGCTGTGGCGGACCAAGCACTCCTGGCGTCTACACCAAAGTGCAGGCCTATCTCAATTGGATCTACACCATCCAGAGGGTCAGCGTCCTTGTCTCTGAAACCAGACACTGA